The genome window TGGCTCCTATCTTTGCACCGATTTTTGCTCCTATCTTTGCACCGATTTTTGCTCCTATCTTTGCTCCAAGTTTTGCACCTATCTTTGCACCTACTGATGCACCTACCTTAGCCCCTACCGCTGCCGCAATTGCTGCCGCAATTGTTGCTGGAATAGGTGGTGCTGGTGCTGGCGGTGGTGCTGGCGGTGCTGGTGCTGGCGGTGGTGCTGGTGGCTTCGCTGCAGGTGGCGCTGGTGGTGCTGGTGGTATTGGAGGTGCTGGTGGTGGTGTTGGTGGTGGTGCTGCTGGTGGTGGTACAGGCGGAGCTGCTGGTGGTGGTGTTGGCGCCACTATCGGAGTTGGTGCTGGTGGTAGTGATGGAGGCGCTCCTACAGATGGCTTTGGCACACTTGGAGGTGAAACTTTCACCTCAACACATCCCATTACAGTAATTTCACCACTATTTACTTTGCTATTTCCAAAGAAGTCCTCTGCAGAGATACTGTAATTAAATTTGGTTTTGTCAACCTTTAAAACCTTTGGAAGTGTTGCATTACAATTCAATGAATACAATGATGTTTGGATACATTCTACACTTGCTTTTTCCCATGTATTATTGACAGAATAATTTACCTTTATCTTCGAATTGAGTAAGGTATGGTCGGTTACATTAAATTTCAGTTTCTGATCTATGCAAACATAATTAACATCTAAAATATTTGGCGGCGATTTATCAACGACAAATGATAGTATGTTCTTCTTTATGAAAGAATATCCAAAGGAGTCAGTAATATTAATTGACAAATTATAATCGCCACTTGAAAAGTTTTGTGAATCAATCAATGAAGCAAATCCTCTTTTATCGTTTTGTATAGATGTGAAATCAGAGCCATTAAATAGTATATTTGTGCAATTAGTTGGATCACTTACAGAACAAATTGTAATGGTAATGACAGTATTGTTGTCTATATCCCCAACAACAAAGGATAAAGG of Caldisericaceae bacterium contains these proteins:
- a CDS encoding DUF11 domain-containing protein, whose translation is NSTSEILVKKPILNITKTANVSEVSVNRGETIADTVKFTITVKNLQNNTAKAYNVTIYDRFPTRYLNITNATITYNGTNISIDGTKLSEDENYTLYKWATNITLNPEESLNLTITAKARYDNLSYEKFADVTNFANVTAYYKNGIQIEDVENIPNDFNATDNTSLTLKVVKRPELGSLTQWGKMGGSKDSMYRISPLSFVVGDIDNNTVITITICSVSDPTNCTNILFNGSDFTSIQNDKRGFASLIDSQNFSSGDYNLSINITDSFGYSFIKKNILSFVVDKSPPNILDVNYVCIDQKLKFNVTDHTLLNSKIKVNYSVNNTWEKASVECIQTSLYSLNCNATLPKVLKVDKTKFNYSISAEDFFGNSKVNSGEITVMGCVEVKVSPPSVPKPSVGAPPSLPPAPTPIVAPTPPPAAPPVPPPAAPPPTPPPAPPIPPAPPAPPAAKPPAPPPAPAPPAPPPAPAPPIPATIAAAIAAAVGAKVGASVGAKIGAKLGAKIGAKIGAKIGAKIGAKIGA